The following proteins come from a genomic window of Geminicoccaceae bacterium SCSIO 64248:
- a CDS encoding NAD-dependent succinate-semialdehyde dehydrogenase yields the protein MRLFREAAYLDGAWVGSDTGKSLSVTNPATGDAIGQVPDLAEAETERAIAAAARAFETWRATPAKARAQILRRWYDLIMANQEDLAVLMTTEQGKPLTESRGEVAYGASFIDWFAEEGRRTYGEVIPAPAGSKRIVTLRQPVGVVAAITPWNFPIAMITRKVGPALAAGCTVVARPASQTPYCALALAELAERAGLPKGVLNVLTGSSKAIGGALTASKTVRKLTFTGSTEVGRLLIKQCADTVKKVTMELGGHAPFIVFDDADIDAAVAGAMASKFRNMGQTCVCANRIYVHEAVYDAFLDKLNAKVKALKVAPGLEEGSEQGALIAPSAVEKVEEHVADATAKGAVVTTGGARHALGGTFYQPTVLSGCTHDMLVAQEETFGPVAALFRFSDEAEVLRQANRSEFGLAGYFYSRDVARIFRVAEALEVGIIGINDGIISTAEAPFGGVKQSGIGREGGPEGIDDYLEVKYLAFGNMG from the coding sequence ATGCGCCTGTTCCGGGAAGCGGCCTATCTCGACGGCGCCTGGGTCGGCTCCGACACCGGCAAGAGCCTGTCCGTGACCAACCCGGCGACGGGCGACGCGATCGGCCAAGTGCCGGACCTGGCCGAGGCGGAGACGGAGCGCGCGATCGCGGCCGCGGCGCGCGCGTTCGAGACATGGCGCGCCACGCCAGCCAAGGCGCGGGCGCAGATCCTTCGCCGCTGGTACGACCTGATCATGGCGAACCAGGAGGATCTCGCCGTCCTAATGACGACGGAGCAGGGCAAGCCCCTGACGGAATCGCGCGGCGAGGTCGCCTATGGCGCCTCCTTCATCGACTGGTTCGCCGAGGAGGGCCGGCGCACCTATGGCGAGGTCATTCCGGCGCCGGCCGGGAGCAAGCGCATCGTGACCCTGCGCCAGCCCGTGGGCGTCGTCGCCGCGATCACGCCCTGGAACTTCCCGATCGCCATGATCACCCGCAAGGTCGGCCCGGCCCTGGCGGCGGGTTGCACGGTGGTCGCGCGGCCCGCGAGCCAGACACCCTATTGCGCGCTCGCGCTTGCCGAGCTGGCGGAGCGGGCGGGCTTGCCCAAGGGCGTGCTCAACGTCCTGACCGGCTCGTCCAAGGCGATCGGCGGCGCCCTGACCGCCAGCAAGACCGTGCGCAAGCTGACCTTCACCGGATCGACCGAGGTCGGCCGCCTGCTGATCAAGCAGTGCGCCGACACGGTGAAGAAAGTGACCATGGAGCTTGGCGGGCACGCGCCCTTCATCGTGTTCGACGACGCCGACATCGACGCGGCGGTCGCGGGCGCGATGGCGTCCAAGTTCCGCAACATGGGCCAGACCTGCGTCTGCGCGAACCGCATCTATGTCCACGAGGCCGTCTACGACGCGTTCCTCGACAAGCTGAACGCCAAGGTGAAGGCCCTCAAGGTGGCGCCCGGCCTCGAGGAAGGCTCGGAGCAGGGCGCGCTGATCGCGCCCTCGGCGGTCGAGAAGGTCGAGGAGCACGTCGCCGATGCGACCGCGAAAGGCGCCGTGGTGACGACCGGCGGTGCCCGGCACGCGCTGGGCGGCACGTTCTACCAGCCGACCGTGCTCAGCGGATGCACCCACGACATGCTGGTCGCGCAGGAGGAGACGTTCGGACCGGTCGCCGCGCTGTTCCGCTTCTCCGACGAGGCCGAGGTGCTCCGCCAGGCGAACCGGTCGGAATTCGGGCTCGCCGGCTATTTCTACTCCCGCGACGTGGCCCGGATCTTCCGCGTGGCGGAAGCGCTCGAGGTCGGCATCATCGGCATCAACGACGGCATCATCTCGACCGCCGAGGCGCCGTTCGGCGGCGTGAAGCAGTCCGGCATCGGGCGCGAGGGCGGGCCGGAGGGCATCGACGACTATCTCGAGGTGAAGTACCTCGCCTTCGGCAACATGGGCTGA
- a CDS encoding PA2778 family cysteine peptidase has protein sequence MIPGGHRLRTALLALFVAALSSACSSTPQTDALLALPPAGLPRQVELTGVPFFPQAGNDCGPAALATVLGQAGVTTTIAELEPLVMTPDRQGTLQNDLIAAARREGRLVVPVDTVESLTEEIAAGHPVLVFQNLGVATYPIWHYAVAVGYDLDTPKLVLRSGEEARRLTYLATFERTWERSGRFGLVVVEPGDLPASADADAIMAAAASLEQAGQADAAAATYAAATERWPDRAGLWLGLGNASYAAGRLDASAAAFAEATERAPDDAAAWNNLAHVLHEQGKEREATDAARRAIGLGGPYAATAAETLRAIERRT, from the coding sequence GTGATCCCAGGCGGACACCGCCTGAGGACGGCGCTCCTCGCCCTGTTCGTCGCGGCGTTGTCGAGCGCCTGCTCGTCGACGCCGCAGACCGACGCGCTGCTGGCCCTGCCTCCGGCCGGCCTGCCGCGCCAGGTCGAGCTGACCGGCGTGCCGTTCTTTCCCCAGGCTGGAAACGACTGCGGTCCGGCGGCGCTCGCCACCGTCCTGGGCCAGGCCGGCGTGACGACAACGATCGCCGAGCTCGAGCCCCTGGTCATGACGCCGGACCGGCAAGGCACGCTGCAGAACGACCTGATCGCCGCGGCGCGGCGCGAAGGGCGGCTGGTCGTGCCGGTCGACACGGTCGAGAGCCTGACCGAGGAGATCGCCGCGGGCCATCCCGTGCTGGTCTTCCAGAATCTCGGCGTCGCCACCTACCCGATCTGGCACTACGCCGTCGCCGTGGGCTACGACCTGGACACGCCCAAGCTGGTGCTCCGTTCCGGCGAGGAAGCGCGCCGCCTGACCTATCTCGCCACCTTCGAGCGGACCTGGGAGCGCAGCGGCCGCTTCGGCCTGGTCGTCGTCGAGCCCGGCGACCTTCCGGCCTCGGCCGACGCGGACGCGATCATGGCTGCGGCCGCCAGCCTGGAGCAGGCCGGCCAGGCGGATGCGGCGGCGGCAACCTACGCCGCGGCCACGGAACGGTGGCCCGATCGCGCCGGCCTGTGGCTCGGTCTCGGCAACGCCAGCTACGCCGCGGGCCGCCTCGACGCCTCGGCCGCCGCGTTCGCCGAGGCGACCGAGCGGGCGCCCGACGACGCGGCCGCATGGAACAACCTCGCCCATGTCCTGCACGAGCAGGGCAAGGAGCGCGAGGCGACGGACGCGGCGAGACGCGCCATCGGCCTCGGCGGCCCCTACGCCGCGACGGCGGCGGAAACCTTGCGCGCGATCGAGCGCCGTACCTGA
- the gorA gene encoding glutathione-disulfide reductase codes for MASFDLFVIGGGSGGVACARRAAQHGAKVGLAEHGRLGGTCVIRGCVPKKLMRYAALLGEHIDLAKGYGWQGLDAVHLDWNALLNAREAEIARLEAIYGRMLDQAGVAVFKDTARVAGPGVVEVAGERHEAKHIVIATGGGPRVPPWPGAEHAITSDDVLEGLIVKPDRLIVVGAGYIGLEQASILAGLGIDVTVLLRGDLPLRGFDHDLRSHLAREVARHGVKLQPETDVHEIRRDAASGLLTVLTSGETYTVDAVLAATGRSTGANVAKLGLDRLDIACTNTGAISVDSTYATSVVGIYAVGDCCDHAGTRAMAGQADLTPIAIAEGRAVAERLFNDNPTEIAYPTTPSAVFSLPEAATVGLSEAEARHRGFEVQIFRTDFRPMLYTLPGVERRTFMKLVVDRASDRVLGCHMVGDDAAEIIQSLAVALAAGATKAQFDATVALHPTAAEEFVTLYRAADD; via the coding sequence ATGGCGAGCTTCGATCTGTTCGTCATCGGCGGCGGCTCGGGCGGCGTCGCCTGCGCGCGGCGCGCGGCGCAGCACGGCGCCAAGGTCGGCCTGGCCGAGCACGGCCGGCTGGGAGGCACCTGCGTCATCCGCGGCTGCGTCCCGAAAAAGCTCATGCGTTACGCCGCCTTGCTGGGCGAGCACATCGACCTGGCCAAGGGCTATGGCTGGCAAGGCTTGGACGCCGTCCATCTCGACTGGAACGCCCTGCTGAACGCGCGCGAGGCCGAGATCGCACGGCTGGAGGCAATCTACGGCCGCATGCTGGACCAGGCGGGGGTCGCCGTGTTCAAGGACACCGCGCGCGTGGCGGGGCCGGGCGTGGTCGAGGTCGCGGGCGAGCGGCACGAGGCGAAGCACATCGTCATCGCCACGGGCGGCGGGCCGCGCGTCCCGCCCTGGCCGGGCGCGGAGCACGCGATCACGTCCGACGACGTGCTCGAGGGGCTGATCGTGAAGCCGGACCGGCTCATCGTCGTCGGGGCCGGCTATATCGGCCTGGAGCAGGCGAGCATTCTGGCCGGGCTTGGGATCGACGTGACCGTGCTCCTTCGGGGCGATCTGCCCCTGCGCGGCTTCGATCACGATCTGCGCAGCCATCTCGCCCGCGAGGTCGCCCGCCACGGCGTCAAGCTACAGCCGGAGACGGACGTCCACGAAATCCGCCGCGACGCCGCCAGCGGCCTCCTGACCGTGCTCACCTCGGGCGAGACCTACACCGTCGACGCTGTCCTGGCCGCGACCGGCCGGAGCACGGGGGCGAATGTGGCGAAGCTGGGTCTCGACCGGTTGGACATCGCCTGCACGAACACAGGCGCGATCAGCGTCGATTCGACCTACGCCACCAGCGTGGTCGGCATCTACGCCGTCGGCGACTGCTGCGATCACGCCGGCACCCGGGCGATGGCCGGCCAAGCGGACCTGACGCCGATCGCGATCGCCGAGGGCCGCGCCGTCGCCGAGCGTCTGTTCAACGACAATCCGACCGAGATCGCCTACCCCACCACGCCGTCGGCGGTCTTCAGCCTGCCCGAAGCCGCCACCGTCGGCTTGAGCGAAGCCGAGGCGCGCCACCGGGGGTTCGAGGTCCAAATCTTCAGGACGGACTTTCGGCCGATGCTCTACACCTTGCCGGGCGTCGAGCGGCGAACCTTCATGAAGCTCGTCGTCGATCGCGCGAGCGACCGGGTCCTCGGCTGCCACATGGTCGGCGACGACGCCGCCGAGATCATCCAGAGCCTGGCCGTGGCGCTGGCGGCGGGAGCGACCAAGGCGCAGTTCGACGCCACGGTCGCCCTGCACCCGACCGCGGCGGAGGAGTTCGTCACGCTCTACCGCGCGGCCGACGACTGA
- the gph gene encoding phosphoglycolate phosphatase (PGP is an essential enzyme in the glycolate salvage pathway in higher organisms (photorespiration in plants). Phosphoglycolate results from the oxidase activity of RubisCO in the Calvin cycle when concentrations of carbon dioxide are low relative to oxygen. This enzyme is a member of the Haloacid Dehalogenase (HAD) superfamily of aspartate-nucleophile hydrolase enzymes (PF00702).), with the protein MDPWPRAVVFDLDGTLVDTAPDLHVVLNRLLHDYARPPIALDEVRSMVGDGARALLERGFAATGGWPRQLDPDYATQSFIDLYSEAPCARSVTYPGTESVLNRLAAGGTAMAVCTNKPQRPSVLILDGLGLSRFFPVVVGGDVLPVRKPDPGHLGAVLDRLGAHPSEAVMIGDSINDVRSARALGMACIVLRHGYTTVPHDELGADRLIDGFDELEAACRDLARSLASA; encoded by the coding sequence GTGGACCCATGGCCCCGCGCGGTCGTCTTCGACCTGGACGGAACCCTGGTCGACACCGCTCCCGACCTGCACGTGGTGCTCAATCGGCTGCTGCACGATTACGCCCGGCCTCCCATCGCGCTCGACGAGGTTCGCTCCATGGTCGGCGACGGCGCACGCGCGTTGCTCGAGCGCGGCTTCGCGGCGACCGGCGGCTGGCCTCGTCAACTGGATCCCGATTATGCCACGCAAAGCTTTATAGATCTTTACAGCGAAGCGCCTTGCGCCCGCAGTGTAACATATCCCGGTACAGAATCCGTATTGAACCGGCTCGCCGCCGGCGGCACGGCCATGGCGGTCTGCACCAACAAGCCGCAGCGCCCAAGCGTCCTGATCCTCGACGGCCTGGGCCTGTCGCGCTTCTTCCCCGTGGTGGTCGGCGGCGACGTCCTTCCCGTCCGCAAGCCGGATCCCGGCCATCTCGGCGCCGTGCTCGACCGGCTGGGCGCACACCCCTCCGAGGCGGTCATGATCGGCGACAGCATCAACGACGTCCGCTCGGCGCGGGCGCTGGGCATGGCCTGCATCGTGCTGCGGCACGGCTACACGACCGTGCCGCACGACGAGCTCGGCGCCGACCGCCTGATCGACGGCTTCGACGAGCTCGAGGCGGCGTGCCGCGATCTCGCCCGGTCGCTTGCATCCGCTTGA
- a CDS encoding EAL domain-containing protein, with amino-acid sequence MSILPFRGGAGRSRSRIGSRLVLPIAGIVGLALAFSLGGALLIAKRQDRAAVEASIRLADVGRQRLLTRLSRSVLDYAFWDDAVRNLDTALDPEWADVNVAEWVAHAFGHDRTLVIDHDGRPAYAWSDGARADADAAVPLVVRIAPLLERAARAPIDDSQPEAGFIRDGGAVYVVAVSAITPDDRGLRDAITARGGRRAQLVFLDRVDEGMLASVAADYALADLRLADASAPGDGRLVLVSPSGEPIGALTWQVDHPGGTLLASVLPGLAAAAAGLFAFTLVMLAGARRAALAIEESERRFRDVAEASSDWIWETDDQLRLTFVSDRFVAVAGGADGSLAGRRIDEVLGRPDDARLPSDAEAATVDDPWQAARERRPFRDLHVRHDGSAGQRFCRLAGKPVFAADGRFRGYRGAAADVTAEVEANRVARHLVLHDHLTGLPNRLLLKDRLEQAIASSRRNGGFVAVLGLDLDRFKAVNDTLGHAAGDALLEAAAARLLDTVRGTDTVARTGGDEFTVIQVGMSQPHGATALCARLHETFRAPFDVGGAEVFVGVSIGIALAPVDSDDAETLMKQADIALYRAKADGRGTFRCFEAEMDAHLNDRKALEHDLRRALAKGAIDVHYQPLIDVATGAVLGVEALARWPHPTRGMVSPERFIAIAEETGLILPLGEFVLRKACSDVRDRRDLRLSVNLSPVQFRHPNLAGLVAGVLAGTGLEASRLQLEITEGVLVQDSVAALATLRRLKALGVSVAMDDFGTGYSSLGYLQRFEFDTIKIDRSFTGRLHASRDAEAIVRAVIGLGQSLGMRTIAEGVETAAQLAFLRASGCDEAQGYLFSKPVPASALADVLDAVSALPATRPAGCVTAGLALA; translated from the coding sequence ATGAGCATTCTCCCGTTCCGCGGCGGTGCCGGCCGATCCCGGTCGCGTATCGGTTCCCGGCTGGTCTTGCCGATCGCCGGGATTGTCGGGCTTGCTCTGGCGTTCAGCCTGGGCGGCGCCCTGCTGATCGCGAAGCGGCAGGACCGGGCGGCGGTGGAGGCCTCCATCCGCCTCGCCGACGTCGGCAGGCAACGTCTGCTGACGCGGCTGTCCCGCAGCGTTCTCGACTATGCCTTTTGGGATGACGCGGTGCGCAACCTGGACACCGCGCTCGATCCGGAATGGGCCGACGTCAACGTGGCCGAGTGGGTCGCGCACGCGTTCGGTCACGACCGGACCCTCGTCATCGATCACGACGGCCGGCCGGCCTATGCCTGGTCGGACGGCGCCCGCGCCGACGCCGACGCCGCGGTTCCGCTGGTCGTCCGCATCGCGCCGCTGCTGGAGCGGGCGGCCCGCGCCCCGATCGACGACTCACAGCCCGAAGCCGGCTTCATCCGCGACGGCGGCGCCGTGTACGTCGTCGCCGTGAGCGCGATCACGCCGGACGATCGCGGCCTTCGCGACGCGATCACGGCGCGAGGCGGCAGGCGTGCGCAGTTGGTTTTCCTCGATCGCGTCGACGAGGGCATGCTGGCCTCGGTCGCTGCCGACTACGCCCTCGCGGACCTGCGCCTGGCCGACGCGAGCGCGCCTGGCGACGGCCGGCTCGTGCTGGTGTCGCCTTCGGGCGAGCCGATCGGCGCCCTGACATGGCAGGTCGACCATCCCGGCGGGACCCTGCTCGCGTCGGTTCTTCCCGGCCTGGCCGCCGCCGCCGCCGGCCTGTTCGCGTTCACGCTCGTCATGCTCGCCGGCGCACGGCGGGCCGCCCTTGCCATCGAGGAGAGCGAGCGGCGCTTCCGCGACGTCGCCGAGGCGTCGTCCGACTGGATCTGGGAGACCGACGACCAGCTCCGCCTGACCTTCGTTTCCGACCGCTTCGTCGCCGTGGCCGGCGGTGCCGACGGCAGCCTGGCCGGCCGTCGGATCGACGAGGTGCTCGGCCGCCCCGACGACGCCCGTCTTCCGTCGGACGCCGAGGCCGCGACCGTCGACGATCCCTGGCAGGCCGCGCGCGAACGCCGGCCGTTCCGCGATCTGCACGTGCGGCACGACGGCAGCGCCGGGCAGCGCTTCTGCCGGCTCGCCGGCAAGCCGGTCTTCGCCGCCGACGGCCGCTTCAGGGGCTATCGCGGCGCCGCGGCCGACGTGACGGCGGAGGTCGAGGCGAACCGCGTGGCCCGCCATCTCGTCCTGCACGACCACCTCACCGGCCTGCCCAACCGCCTCCTGCTCAAGGATCGGCTCGAGCAGGCGATCGCGTCCTCGCGCCGCAACGGCGGTTTCGTCGCCGTACTCGGCCTGGATCTCGACCGGTTCAAGGCGGTGAACGACACGCTCGGCCATGCCGCGGGCGACGCCCTGCTCGAGGCGGCCGCGGCGCGGCTGCTCGACACGGTGCGCGGAACCGACACCGTGGCGCGGACCGGCGGCGACGAGTTCACCGTTATCCAGGTCGGCATGAGCCAGCCGCACGGCGCGACCGCGCTGTGCGCCCGCCTGCACGAGACGTTCCGCGCGCCCTTCGATGTCGGCGGCGCCGAGGTCTTCGTCGGCGTCAGCATCGGCATCGCCCTGGCGCCGGTCGATTCCGACGACGCCGAGACCCTCATGAAGCAGGCCGACATCGCCCTGTATCGCGCCAAGGCCGACGGCCGCGGCACGTTCCGCTGCTTCGAGGCCGAGATGGACGCCCATCTCAACGATCGCAAGGCGCTCGAGCACGACCTCCGCCGCGCTTTGGCCAAGGGCGCGATCGACGTCCACTACCAGCCCCTGATCGACGTCGCCACCGGCGCGGTCCTGGGCGTCGAGGCGCTCGCCCGCTGGCCGCATCCGACCCGCGGCATGGTCTCGCCGGAGCGGTTCATCGCCATCGCCGAGGAGACCGGGCTCATCCTGCCGCTCGGCGAGTTCGTCCTGCGCAAGGCCTGCAGCGACGTGCGCGACCGGCGCGATCTTCGCCTGTCGGTCAACCTGTCGCCGGTCCAGTTCCGCCATCCGAACCTGGCCGGGCTGGTCGCCGGCGTCCTGGCCGGCACCGGGCTCGAGGCCAGCCGGCTGCAGCTCGAAATCACCGAGGGCGTGCTGGTCCAGGACAGCGTCGCCGCGCTCGCGACCTTGCGCCGCCTCAAGGCGCTGGGCGTCAGCGTCGCCATGGACGACTTCGGTACGGGCTACTCCAGCCTCGGCTACCTGCAGCGCTTCGAGTTCGACACGATCAAGATCGACCGGAGCTTCACCGGCCGCCTGCACGCCAGCCGGGACGCCGAGGCGATCGTCCGCGCCGTGATCGGCCTGGGCCAGAGCCTGGGCATGCGCACCATCGCCGAGGGGGTGGAGACCGCCGCGCAGCTCGCGTTCCTTCGGGCCAGCGGCTGCGACGAGGCCCAGGGCTACCTGTTCAGCAAGCCGGTGCCGGCATCGGCCCTGGCCGACGTCCTGGACGCGGTGTCGGCGCTGCCGGCGACGCGACCGGCCGGCTGCGTCACCGCCGGGCTGGCCCTGGCCTAG
- the glmS gene encoding glutamine--fructose-6-phosphate transaminase (isomerizing), translated as MCGIVGIVGRHAAAPLLFEALRRLEYRGYDSSGIATVVDGKLERRRAEGKLANLGDILERLPLAGETGIGHTRWATHGAPTEINAHPHIVGGVAVVHNGIIENFQELRRELIAVGHTFETQTDTEVIPQLVSHYLKADLSPEEAARKALSRLEGAFALALLFAERPDLLIVARKGSPLAIGIGDDEMFIGSDALALAPMTDRIQYLEEGDWAVLRHDGAQVFDAEGEPVERTVHRTALSGAFTGKGNHRHFMEKEIHEQPAVIGDTLRTFANPTNHRIVLPDLPFDPAGISRLSIVACGTAFYAGMVAKYWFEQIARLPVDLDIASEFRYRQPPLDANQAALFISQSGETADTLAAMRHVRKLGRRTLGIVNMAESTLQREADGHVRTLAGPEIGVASTKAFTTQLATLACLALGFAKARGVLGADDEARLSQALDEVPARAAEILQQDAAFERIAQSLTAARDVLYIGRGTAYAIALEGALKLKEISYIHAEGYAAGELKHGPIALIDDQVPVIVVAPPDPLFDKTASNLQEVVARGGKVVLLSDLEGVERLSSYAWASIALPQVDPFVAPILYALPVQLLAYHTAVLKGTDVDQPRNLAKSVTVE; from the coding sequence ATGTGCGGCATTGTCGGAATCGTCGGTCGTCACGCGGCTGCGCCCCTGCTGTTCGAGGCGCTCAGGCGCCTGGAATATCGCGGCTACGACTCGTCGGGCATCGCGACCGTGGTCGACGGCAAGCTCGAGCGCCGACGCGCGGAAGGCAAGCTCGCCAATCTCGGCGACATTCTCGAGCGCCTGCCGCTCGCGGGCGAGACCGGCATCGGCCACACCCGGTGGGCGACGCACGGCGCACCCACCGAGATCAACGCCCATCCGCACATCGTGGGCGGCGTCGCGGTCGTGCACAACGGCATCATCGAGAACTTCCAGGAGCTTCGGCGCGAGCTGATCGCGGTCGGCCATACCTTCGAGACCCAGACCGACACCGAGGTCATCCCGCAGCTGGTCAGCCACTATCTCAAGGCCGACCTGTCGCCCGAGGAGGCCGCGCGCAAGGCGCTCTCGCGCCTGGAAGGCGCGTTCGCCCTGGCGCTTCTGTTCGCCGAGCGGCCTGATCTCCTGATCGTGGCGCGCAAGGGCAGCCCGCTCGCGATCGGCATCGGCGACGACGAGATGTTCATCGGCTCGGACGCGCTTGCGCTCGCGCCCATGACCGACCGGATCCAGTACCTGGAGGAGGGCGACTGGGCGGTCCTGCGCCATGACGGCGCGCAGGTGTTCGACGCCGAGGGCGAGCCGGTCGAGCGCACCGTGCATCGCACGGCGCTCTCCGGCGCGTTCACCGGCAAGGGCAACCACCGCCACTTCATGGAGAAGGAGATCCACGAGCAGCCGGCCGTGATCGGCGACACGCTGCGCACCTTCGCCAACCCTACCAACCATCGCATCGTGCTGCCGGATCTGCCGTTCGACCCGGCGGGCATCTCGCGCCTGTCGATCGTCGCCTGCGGCACCGCCTTCTACGCCGGCATGGTCGCGAAATACTGGTTCGAGCAGATCGCGCGCCTGCCCGTCGATCTCGACATCGCCTCGGAGTTCCGCTACCGTCAGCCGCCTCTCGACGCGAATCAGGCCGCGCTGTTCATTTCGCAGTCGGGCGAGACCGCGGACACGCTGGCCGCCATGCGCCATGTCCGCAAGCTCGGCCGGCGCACGCTCGGCATCGTCAACATGGCCGAGAGCACGCTGCAGCGCGAGGCGGACGGCCATGTCCGCACGCTGGCGGGGCCCGAAATCGGCGTCGCCTCGACCAAGGCCTTCACCACCCAGTTGGCGACCCTTGCCTGCCTGGCGCTCGGCTTCGCCAAGGCGCGCGGCGTGCTGGGCGCGGATGACGAGGCGAGGCTCAGCCAGGCGCTCGACGAGGTGCCCGCGCGCGCGGCCGAGATCCTGCAGCAGGACGCGGCCTTCGAGCGCATCGCGCAGAGCCTGACCGCGGCGCGCGACGTCCTCTATATCGGCCGCGGCACCGCCTACGCCATCGCCCTCGAGGGCGCGCTCAAGCTGAAGGAGATCAGCTACATCCACGCCGAGGGCTATGCGGCCGGCGAGCTCAAGCACGGGCCGATCGCCCTGATCGACGACCAGGTTCCGGTGATCGTGGTGGCCCCTCCGGACCCCCTGTTCGACAAGACGGCCAGCAACCTGCAGGAAGTGGTCGCCCGCGGCGGCAAGGTCGTGCTCCTGAGCGACCTCGAGGGCGTCGAGCGGCTGAGTTCCTATGCCTGGGCGTCGATCGCCCTGCCCCAGGTCGATCCCTTCGTCGCACCGATCCTCTACGCCCTGCCGGTGCAGCTCCTCGCTTACCACACCGCCGTGCTGAAGGGCACGGACGTGGACCAGCCGCGCAATCTCGCCAAGTCGGTCACGGTCGAGTGA
- the glmU gene encoding bifunctional UDP-N-acetylglucosamine diphosphorylase/glucosamine-1-phosphate N-acetyltransferase GlmU: protein MASDDLTLLILAAGKGTRMRSDRPKVLHPLGGQPLIAHVLDAGAALSARGAVAVLAPDSAEIGPYLEKAPYPIRVAIQDPPLGTGHAVRCALDLLPGHGTALIVYGDTPLMRPQTLLDLVQARVAADAAVAVLGMRPPETQGYGRLAFDNGELVAIVEARHADPVLLRVGLCNSGVMAVDASRLRELVEALEVHADRNEYYLTEIVALAHQRGWRCTATEGPWEDGIGINSQVQLAEAETILQNRLRRVALDNGVIMRAPDTVHLSVDTRLAAGCEIEPYVVFGPGVTVGEGACIHSFSYLERSDVRNGAQVGPFARLRPGARIHEGAKVGNFVEIKNADILAGTKVSHLSYVGDAAVGPRANVGAGTITCNYDGFGKFRTEIGEDASIGANSSLVAPVRIGNGAMTAAGSTITSDVEDDALGHSRTEQQTVPQAAARFRAKRAAGKRNP from the coding sequence ATGGCGAGTGACGACCTGACCCTTCTGATCCTGGCCGCCGGCAAGGGAACCCGCATGCGCAGCGACCGGCCGAAGGTCCTGCATCCGCTGGGCGGGCAGCCGCTGATCGCGCACGTGCTGGACGCGGGCGCCGCCTTGTCGGCGCGCGGGGCGGTCGCGGTCCTTGCGCCAGATTCGGCCGAGATCGGCCCCTATCTCGAGAAGGCGCCGTACCCGATCCGGGTCGCGATCCAGGATCCACCGCTCGGGACCGGCCATGCCGTGCGCTGCGCGCTCGACCTCTTGCCCGGGCACGGAACGGCCCTGATCGTCTACGGCGATACGCCGCTCATGCGACCGCAGACCCTGCTCGACCTCGTGCAGGCCCGTGTGGCCGCCGATGCCGCCGTGGCCGTGCTGGGCATGCGCCCGCCCGAAACCCAGGGCTATGGACGCCTCGCCTTCGACAACGGCGAGCTCGTCGCCATCGTGGAAGCGCGCCATGCCGATCCCGTGCTTCTCCGGGTCGGCCTGTGCAATTCCGGCGTGATGGCGGTGGACGCCTCCCGCCTGCGCGAGCTGGTCGAGGCGCTCGAGGTCCACGCCGATCGGAACGAGTACTACCTCACCGAGATCGTGGCGCTCGCCCATCAGCGCGGCTGGCGCTGCACGGCGACCGAGGGACCGTGGGAAGACGGGATCGGCATCAACTCGCAGGTGCAGCTGGCCGAGGCGGAGACGATCCTACAGAACAGGCTGCGCCGGGTCGCGCTCGACAACGGCGTCATCATGCGCGCGCCCGACACCGTGCATCTCTCGGTGGATACCCGCCTGGCGGCGGGCTGCGAGATCGAACCGTATGTCGTTTTCGGCCCCGGCGTCACGGTCGGCGAGGGCGCTTGCATCCACTCGTTCAGCTATCTTGAGCGGTCGGACGTCAGGAACGGTGCCCAGGTCGGCCCCTTCGCGCGCCTGCGTCCGGGCGCCCGCATCCACGAGGGCGCCAAGGTCGGCAACTTCGTCGAGATCAAGAACGCCGACATCCTGGCGGGAACCAAGGTCAGTCACCTCTCCTATGTCGGCGACGCCGCCGTCGGGCCGCGGGCCAATGTCGGCGCCGGCACGATCACCTGCAACTACGACGGTTTCGGCAAGTTCCGGACCGAGATCGGCGAGGACGCGTCGATCGGGGCGAACAGCTCGCTTGTGGCCCCGGTGCGGATCGGCAACGGCGCGATGACGGCCGCCGGCAGCACCATCACGTCCGACGTCGAGGACGACGCGCTCGGCCATTCACGGACCGAGCAGCAGACCGTTCCCCAGGCGGCCGCCCGCTTCCGGGCGAAGCGCGCCGCCGGCAAGCGCAACCCCTGA